In Streptomyces sp. DG2A-72, one genomic interval encodes:
- the araB gene encoding ribulokinase — protein MVNAGDETAGNPEPCVVGVDFGTLSGRAVVVRVRDGAELGTAEHGYRHAVLNRELPDGTRLPPDWALQVPSDYVDVLRHAVPAALATAGVRPEQVIGIGTDFTACTMLPVLADGTPLCELPGLSGRPHAYVKLWRHHAAQAQADRITALAAERKEAWLERYGGKISSEWEFAKALQMLEEDAEIYHRMERWVEAADWIVWRLCGTYLRNACTAGYKGQLQDGVYPSRAYLESLNPGFADFVTEKLEHPIGELGAKAGRLTAEAAAWTGLPEGIAVCVGNVDAHVTAPAAGAVEPGQMVAIMGTSTCHVMSSDQQGAVPGMCGVVDGGILPGLWGYEAGQSGVGDIFGWFVRNGFPASYAEEAAALGRDAHEHLTALAAEQKVGEHGLIALDWHSGNRSVLVDHDLSGVLVGLTLSTRPEDVYRALLEATAFGTRTIIEAFETAGVPVRELIIAGGLTKNALLMQIYADVTRRPLGVIGSTQGPALGAAMHAAVAAGAYSDIQAAAGSMGKSDRGVYQPDPDRAAAYDRLYAEYRLLHDYFGRGTNEVMHRLRRLRAEASA, from the coding sequence ATGGTGAACGCCGGAGACGAGACAGCCGGGAACCCGGAACCCTGCGTCGTAGGAGTCGACTTCGGGACGCTGTCCGGCCGGGCCGTGGTGGTCCGCGTACGGGACGGCGCGGAGTTGGGGACCGCCGAGCACGGATACCGGCACGCGGTCCTGAACCGAGAGCTGCCGGACGGTACCCGGCTGCCCCCGGACTGGGCCCTCCAGGTGCCGTCGGACTACGTCGACGTGCTGCGCCACGCGGTGCCGGCGGCGCTCGCAACCGCCGGTGTGCGGCCGGAGCAGGTCATCGGCATCGGCACGGACTTCACCGCGTGCACGATGCTGCCGGTGCTCGCGGACGGCACGCCGCTGTGCGAGCTTCCCGGCCTCTCCGGCCGCCCGCACGCCTATGTCAAGCTGTGGCGCCACCACGCGGCCCAGGCGCAGGCCGACCGGATCACCGCACTGGCCGCGGAGCGGAAGGAGGCGTGGCTGGAGCGGTACGGCGGGAAGATCTCCTCGGAGTGGGAGTTCGCCAAGGCCCTGCAGATGCTGGAGGAGGACGCCGAGATCTACCACCGCATGGAGCGGTGGGTGGAGGCGGCGGACTGGATCGTCTGGCGGCTGTGCGGCACGTACCTGCGCAATGCCTGCACCGCCGGTTACAAAGGCCAGCTCCAGGACGGCGTCTATCCCTCCCGTGCCTACCTGGAATCACTCAACCCCGGCTTCGCCGACTTCGTGACGGAGAAACTGGAGCACCCGATCGGCGAGTTGGGCGCGAAGGCGGGGCGCTTGACGGCCGAGGCGGCGGCGTGGACAGGCCTGCCCGAGGGCATCGCGGTGTGCGTGGGCAACGTCGACGCCCATGTGACGGCGCCCGCGGCGGGGGCGGTGGAACCGGGGCAGATGGTGGCCATCATGGGCACGTCGACCTGTCATGTCATGAGCTCCGACCAGCAGGGCGCGGTGCCGGGCATGTGCGGTGTCGTCGACGGCGGCATCCTGCCGGGCCTGTGGGGGTACGAGGCCGGTCAGAGCGGCGTCGGCGACATCTTCGGCTGGTTCGTACGCAACGGCTTCCCCGCGTCGTACGCCGAAGAGGCCGCCGCACTCGGGCGCGATGCGCACGAACACCTCACCGCCCTCGCCGCCGAGCAGAAGGTCGGCGAGCACGGCCTGATCGCCCTTGACTGGCACAGCGGCAACCGCTCCGTGCTGGTCGACCACGACCTGAGCGGCGTCCTGGTGGGGCTGACGTTGTCCACCCGCCCGGAGGACGTCTACCGGGCACTGCTGGAGGCCACCGCCTTCGGCACCCGCACCATCATCGAGGCCTTCGAGACGGCGGGCGTACCGGTACGCGAGTTGATCATCGCCGGCGGGCTGACGAAGAACGCGCTGCTGATGCAGATCTACGCGGATGTCACCCGCCGTCCCCTCGGCGTCATCGGCTCCACACAGGGTCCCGCTCTCGGCGCGGCCATGCACGCCGCGGTGGCGGCCGGGGCGTACTCCGACATCCAGGCCGCTGCCGGGTCCATGGGCAAGTCCGACCGGGGCGTGTACCAGCCGGACCCGGACCGCGCCGCGGCCTACGACCGGCTGTACGCCGAGTACCGGCTCCTGCACGACTACTTCGGCCGCGGCACCAACGAGGTCATGCACCGCCTGCGCCGCCTCCGCGCCGAGGCGTCCGCCTGA
- a CDS encoding ABC transporter permease: protein MSAQSTLAPDEVVPRSRPAVSSLARKLAASPEAGVIIACVLVFAGIAANADTYTAVGNLQVMGRDLSQVGILAIGESLVILTGGIDLSVGALAGLAGILAAWMNVNEGLPAPLAMLLTLVICGGVGLWHGVMVTRLNVPPFVITLVTYTVAQGLALAITSGSPINNLDPMFSNLSQYYIGQVPVPALFFVGAAAIAWFVLERTYVGRQIYAVGGNKEAARLAGIPTARRITSTYVASAALAGVVGIMVIGRMNVADPSVGAGWELTAIAAAVVGGMSLSGGEGRIAGIAAGAILLEFITNGLLALKVSPYDQQVVQGAVLGVAILLDRVRARYFGRSRS from the coding sequence ATGAGCGCGCAGAGCACGCTCGCACCCGACGAGGTCGTGCCACGTTCCCGCCCGGCCGTATCCAGCCTCGCCCGCAAGCTCGCGGCCTCCCCGGAGGCCGGCGTGATCATCGCCTGCGTGCTGGTGTTCGCCGGGATCGCGGCCAACGCGGACACGTACACCGCGGTGGGCAACCTCCAGGTGATGGGCCGTGACCTGTCGCAGGTCGGCATCCTGGCGATCGGCGAGTCGCTGGTCATCCTGACCGGTGGCATCGACCTCTCGGTGGGCGCGCTGGCCGGTCTGGCCGGCATCCTGGCCGCCTGGATGAACGTGAACGAGGGCCTGCCCGCGCCCCTCGCCATGCTGCTCACGCTCGTGATCTGCGGCGGGGTCGGCCTCTGGCACGGCGTCATGGTCACGCGCCTGAACGTGCCGCCCTTCGTGATCACCCTGGTCACCTACACCGTCGCCCAGGGCCTGGCACTCGCGATCACCAGTGGCTCGCCGATCAACAACCTGGACCCGATGTTCAGCAACCTGAGCCAGTACTACATCGGCCAAGTGCCGGTTCCCGCACTGTTCTTCGTGGGAGCGGCCGCCATCGCCTGGTTCGTGCTGGAGCGCACCTACGTGGGCCGTCAGATCTACGCGGTCGGTGGCAACAAGGAGGCCGCCCGGCTGGCCGGCATCCCGACCGCCCGTCGGATCACGTCCACCTACGTCGCCAGCGCCGCGCTGGCCGGTGTGGTCGGCATCATGGTGATCGGCCGGATGAACGTGGCCGACCCGTCGGTCGGCGCCGGCTGGGAACTGACCGCGATCGCCGCCGCGGTGGTCGGCGGCATGTCGCTCTCCGGCGGCGAGGGGCGTATCGCCGGCATCGCGGCCGGCGCGATCCTGCTGGAGTTCATCACCAACGGCCTGCTCGCGCTCAAGGTCAGCCCGTACGACCAGCAGGTGGTGCAGGGAGCGGTTCTCGGCGTCGCCATCCTGCTCGACCGGGTGCGCGCCCGCTACTTCGGCAGGAGCCGCAGCTAG
- a CDS encoding sugar ABC transporter ATP-binding protein → MTATKNAPGRAITARLRGVHKSYGPVRVLDLPELDLYAGQVIGVVGENGAGKSTLMGTLAGSVHRDGGEILIDGEPLVAGSTEAAGQLGIAMVSQEFPLVGQLSVAENLLLGRRPRKSKRRFLVDSAAQRAEAEAMLTEIGLSAETIAVSREVRTLPVPTRQMIEIAKAWGREPKLLILDEPTSSLGPVEAEMVLGLARQLAERGGTVLFIGHRLDEVRDISDRVLVLRNGRLVADLEPAQATEERLIREMVGGEVTQGEPKAPAASPVLLQVEGLTADGLGPVDLEVREGEILGVAGLMGSGRSRLVHTIAGAQPSTGGRMRLGGEPYQPRGAGDGVAAGIALIPEDRKEQSLVLFASIRSNVVVSVLKRISTRGLLGPGRERAEARKITENVNVRMQSVEQPIGSLSGGNQQRAIFGRAFAAEPRLLLLDEPTRGVDVGAKAEIYKLIDRAADQGMALVVASSELEELLWICHRIAVMNHGRVVTVLDRADATKERIMTAAAGTSPLTQPTPDQPTPDQEQLTNGATA, encoded by the coding sequence ATGACGGCCACGAAGAACGCCCCGGGCCGCGCGATCACGGCGCGGCTGCGGGGAGTGCACAAGTCCTACGGACCGGTGCGGGTCCTCGACCTGCCGGAACTCGACCTCTACGCCGGCCAGGTGATCGGCGTGGTCGGCGAGAACGGCGCCGGGAAGTCCACGCTGATGGGCACACTGGCCGGATCGGTCCACCGGGACGGCGGCGAGATCCTGATCGACGGCGAGCCCCTCGTCGCGGGGTCCACCGAGGCCGCGGGGCAACTCGGTATCGCCATGGTCTCCCAGGAGTTCCCTCTGGTCGGACAGCTCTCGGTGGCGGAGAACCTGCTGCTGGGCCGCCGTCCGCGGAAGTCGAAGCGGCGGTTCCTGGTGGACAGTGCCGCACAGCGGGCCGAGGCCGAGGCGATGCTGACGGAGATCGGTCTGTCCGCGGAGACGATCGCGGTGAGCCGGGAGGTGCGCACCCTTCCGGTGCCGACGCGGCAGATGATCGAGATCGCCAAGGCCTGGGGCCGCGAGCCCAAGCTGCTGATCCTTGACGAGCCGACCTCCTCCCTGGGCCCGGTCGAGGCCGAGATGGTGCTGGGCCTGGCCCGGCAACTGGCCGAACGCGGCGGCACGGTGCTGTTCATCGGGCACCGTCTCGACGAGGTGCGGGACATCAGCGACCGCGTCCTGGTGCTGCGCAACGGCAGGCTGGTCGCCGACCTCGAACCGGCTCAGGCCACCGAGGAACGGCTGATCCGGGAGATGGTCGGCGGCGAGGTCACGCAGGGCGAGCCGAAGGCGCCGGCGGCGAGCCCGGTCCTGCTGCAGGTCGAGGGCCTGACCGCGGACGGTCTCGGCCCCGTCGACCTGGAGGTGCGCGAGGGCGAGATCCTGGGCGTGGCCGGACTGATGGGCTCGGGCCGCAGTCGCCTCGTCCACACGATCGCCGGCGCGCAGCCCTCGACGGGCGGCCGGATGCGGCTGGGCGGCGAGCCCTACCAGCCGCGGGGCGCGGGTGACGGCGTGGCGGCCGGGATCGCGCTGATTCCCGAGGACCGCAAGGAGCAGTCGCTGGTGCTGTTCGCGTCCATCCGGTCGAACGTCGTCGTCTCGGTGCTCAAGCGGATCAGCACCCGGGGCCTGCTCGGCCCGGGGCGGGAACGCGCCGAGGCACGGAAGATCACCGAGAACGTCAACGTGCGGATGCAGTCGGTGGAGCAGCCGATCGGCTCGCTGTCCGGCGGCAACCAGCAGCGCGCCATCTTCGGCCGCGCCTTCGCCGCCGAACCGCGTCTGCTGCTGCTCGACGAGCCGACCCGCGGCGTGGACGTGGGCGCCAAGGCGGAGATCTACAAGCTGATCGACCGTGCGGCCGATCAGGGCATGGCGCTGGTGGTCGCCTCCTCCGAACTGGAGGAGCTGCTGTGGATCTGCCATCGCATCGCCGTGATGAACCACGGGCGGGTCGTCACGGTCCTCGACCGGGCCGATGCCACCAAGGAACGGATCATGACGGCCGCGGCCGGAACGTCCCCCCTCACCCAGCCGACGCCCGACCAGCCGACGCCCGACCAAGAACAGCTGACGAACGGAGCCACAGCATGA
- a CDS encoding substrate-binding domain-containing protein, whose amino-acid sequence MIRTRRARTVAAATAVLISLTAAGCSKNAGGSDSSNSAGSSAGSSAAPVALAGSVTFNQTNLAKLDAALKSALAGKDLSKVDIAMVVNVAADYWKAGQVGFLKGCSDLGIAKSKCTYFAPPNGKLTEQNSELETLRSQGVTGYSISAIDPTSAAGTIHSDVQKGINVLAIDSPLPGTDAASLYLGTPNYTAGFQAGTAMKQVLGGKGKVAILVGSLTASNATQRIAGFEAALKGTKITVAQKVNDNLQASTATSDAETILANNPDVNGLYGVFSYDGPALAQAVTSAGRTSSVHIVSDDSDAQTLKFIQSGVISGTVVQMPYQQGYTGAYLLAAEKVLGKAKTMEIVKPYLEKDGSTLSSGVGLVTKSDLSAYQSLQSKLGIG is encoded by the coding sequence ATGATTCGCACCAGACGAGCCCGCACCGTGGCCGCCGCGACCGCTGTGCTCATCTCGCTCACCGCTGCCGGCTGCTCCAAGAACGCGGGCGGCTCCGACTCCTCCAACTCGGCCGGCTCGAGCGCGGGCTCCAGCGCGGCCCCCGTCGCGCTGGCCGGTTCGGTCACCTTCAACCAGACGAACCTCGCCAAGCTCGACGCGGCGCTGAAGTCGGCGCTGGCCGGCAAGGATCTGTCCAAGGTCGACATCGCGATGGTCGTGAACGTGGCCGCCGACTACTGGAAGGCCGGTCAGGTCGGGTTCCTCAAGGGTTGCTCCGACCTCGGCATCGCGAAGAGCAAGTGCACGTACTTCGCCCCGCCCAACGGCAAGTTGACCGAGCAGAACTCGGAGCTGGAGACCCTGCGCTCGCAGGGTGTCACCGGCTACTCGATCTCGGCGATCGACCCGACGTCGGCCGCGGGAACCATCCACTCCGACGTGCAGAAGGGCATCAACGTCCTGGCGATCGACTCGCCGCTGCCCGGCACCGACGCCGCCTCGCTCTACCTCGGCACCCCGAACTACACCGCCGGATTCCAGGCGGGCACCGCGATGAAGCAGGTGCTCGGCGGCAAGGGCAAGGTGGCGATCCTGGTCGGCTCGCTCACCGCGTCGAACGCCACCCAGCGCATCGCGGGCTTCGAGGCCGCGCTCAAGGGCACCAAGATCACGGTCGCCCAGAAGGTCAACGACAACCTCCAGGCCAGCACCGCGACCTCCGACGCCGAGACCATCCTGGCCAACAACCCCGACGTCAACGGCCTTTACGGCGTCTTCTCCTACGACGGTCCCGCGCTGGCGCAGGCGGTGACCTCGGCGGGCAGGACGTCTTCGGTGCACATCGTGTCGGACGACTCCGACGCCCAGACCCTGAAGTTCATTCAGTCCGGCGTCATCTCCGGCACCGTGGTGCAGATGCCGTACCAGCAGGGCTACACCGGGGCGTACCTCCTGGCCGCGGAGAAGGTGCTGGGCAAAGCCAAGACGATGGAGATCGTCAAGCCCTACCTGGAGAAGGACGGCTCGACCCTGAGCTCCGGCGTGGGCCTGGTCACCAAGTCCGACCTGAGCGCGTACCAGTCCCTCCAGTCGAAGCTCGGGATCGGCTGA
- a CDS encoding substrate-binding domain-containing protein, with translation MDGTRAPVMADVARIAGVSHQTVSRVLNDHPNVRPATRDRVLAAVRELGYRPNAAARTLATRRTRTLGVISFNTTLYGPACMLYGIEQAARQHEYFVTVAAVGTLDRRSLLDAVDRLRDQGVEGVIVIAPQTSAVGALANVPPDVPLVAVGCGTHTALASVAVDNEAGAELATNYLLDLGHRTVHHLVGPRSWLDAQEREAGWRNALEKRGAAVAEPLFGGDWTARTGYEHGQRIVADTDVTAVFCANDHMALGLLRALQQAGHRVPEDISVIGFDDTPEAEYFGPSLTTVRQDFDELGRRALRALIEIVGDPDAGIPAASETPHIVIPPSLVVRTSATRPRP, from the coding sequence ATGGACGGGACTCGTGCACCGGTGATGGCGGACGTGGCCCGGATCGCGGGCGTCTCGCACCAAACCGTCTCACGGGTCCTCAACGACCATCCGAACGTGCGGCCCGCCACCCGGGACCGTGTGCTCGCGGCGGTCCGCGAACTCGGCTACCGCCCCAACGCCGCCGCCCGGACGCTGGCGACCCGACGCACCCGCACCCTGGGTGTGATCAGCTTCAACACCACGCTGTATGGCCCGGCCTGCATGCTCTACGGCATCGAACAGGCGGCCCGGCAGCACGAGTACTTCGTCACCGTGGCCGCCGTCGGTACGCTCGATCGGCGTTCGCTGCTGGACGCCGTCGACCGGCTTCGGGACCAGGGTGTCGAGGGAGTCATCGTCATCGCCCCGCAGACCTCCGCGGTCGGCGCACTGGCGAACGTACCGCCGGACGTGCCCCTGGTCGCGGTCGGCTGCGGCACCCACACCGCGCTGGCCTCGGTCGCCGTGGACAACGAGGCCGGTGCCGAACTCGCCACCAACTACCTGCTCGACCTCGGCCATCGCACGGTGCACCACCTGGTCGGGCCGCGTTCCTGGCTCGACGCGCAGGAGCGCGAGGCGGGATGGCGCAACGCCCTGGAAAAGCGGGGCGCCGCGGTGGCCGAGCCGCTGTTCGGCGGTGACTGGACGGCCCGCACCGGATATGAGCACGGTCAACGGATCGTCGCCGACACCGATGTCACCGCGGTGTTCTGCGCGAACGACCACATGGCGCTCGGCCTGCTGCGGGCGCTGCAACAGGCCGGGCACCGGGTGCCCGAGGACATCAGCGTCATCGGTTTCGACGACACGCCGGAGGCAGAGTACTTCGGCCCGTCACTGACCACCGTCCGCCAGGACTTCGACGAACTCGGCCGACGTGCCCTGCGTGCGCTGATCGAGATCGTCGGTGATCCCGACGCCGGGATTCCGGCGGCAAGCGAGACACCCCACATCGTCATCCCGCCCAGTTTGGTGGTGCGAACCTCGGCGACCCGCCCCAGACCCTGA
- a CDS encoding arabinofuranosidase catalytic domain-containing protein, translating into MKARHLRGLRLRVVGAVLALLAGILAGVIGTAGTAQAASSLPCDIYASAGTPCAAAHSTTRALYTSYNGALYQVKRASDSATADIGVLTAGGYANAAAQDSFCAGTTCVITKIYDQSPHHNDLTIEGPGGNGGQDVGAIANALPVTVGGHAAYGVFVSAGVGYRDNSTTGIATGGSPEGAYMVTSGHHVNHRCCFDYGNAETSTNDTGNGHMDAINFGTECWFSPCSGSGPWVQADLENGLFAGGNGSNTNNKGNSSEYVTAMEKNNGTTTYAIKGGNAQSGSLTTWYNGALPNLGGYTPMHMEGAIVLGTGGDDSNGSNGSFFEGVMTSGYPTDAADNAVQANVTSVGYTTPAATFPVTGTAYRLTNTNSGKVLDAVNCGTANGTSIDIWSSLGTTCQQWKFASAGNGHYTITNLNSGTVLDDKNCGDSNGTAAQLWASLGNTCQQWDVTRAGSHYTITNVNTGMALDVANCGTANGTAVRQWQQLDNACQQWNIAP; encoded by the coding sequence GTGAAAGCCAGACACCTGAGAGGACTCCGGCTGAGGGTGGTGGGCGCGGTCCTCGCGCTGCTCGCCGGCATCCTGGCCGGAGTCATCGGCACCGCGGGGACGGCTCAGGCCGCTTCGTCCCTGCCGTGCGACATCTACGCCTCCGCGGGGACACCCTGCGCCGCGGCGCACAGCACCACGCGGGCGCTCTACACCTCCTACAACGGGGCTCTCTACCAGGTCAAGCGCGCCTCGGACTCCGCCACCGCCGACATCGGCGTACTCACCGCCGGCGGCTACGCCAACGCCGCGGCGCAGGACTCCTTCTGCGCCGGCACGACCTGTGTCATCACCAAGATCTACGACCAGAGCCCGCACCACAACGACCTGACCATCGAGGGACCGGGCGGCAACGGCGGACAGGACGTCGGCGCGATCGCCAACGCCCTGCCGGTCACGGTCGGCGGCCATGCGGCGTACGGCGTCTTCGTGTCGGCCGGCGTCGGCTACCGCGACAACAGCACCACGGGCATCGCCACCGGCGGCTCCCCGGAGGGCGCGTACATGGTGACCAGCGGCCACCACGTGAACCACCGGTGCTGCTTCGACTACGGCAACGCCGAGACGTCCACCAACGACACCGGCAACGGCCACATGGACGCGATCAACTTCGGCACGGAGTGCTGGTTCTCTCCCTGCTCGGGATCGGGGCCGTGGGTCCAGGCAGACCTGGAGAACGGTCTGTTCGCCGGCGGCAACGGCTCGAACACGAACAACAAGGGCAACTCCAGCGAGTACGTCACCGCCATGGAGAAGAACAACGGCACGACGACCTACGCCATCAAGGGCGGCAACGCACAGTCGGGCTCTCTGACCACCTGGTACAACGGTGCCCTACCCAACCTCGGCGGATACACCCCGATGCACATGGAGGGCGCCATCGTCCTCGGCACCGGCGGTGACGACAGCAACGGCTCCAACGGCTCCTTCTTCGAAGGCGTGATGACCTCCGGCTACCCGACCGACGCCGCCGACAACGCCGTACAGGCCAATGTCACCTCCGTCGGCTACACCACCCCGGCCGCCACCTTCCCCGTCACCGGCACCGCCTACCGCCTGACCAACACCAACTCCGGCAAGGTCCTGGACGCGGTGAACTGCGGTACCGCCAACGGGACTTCCATCGACATCTGGTCCTCGCTCGGCACCACCTGCCAGCAGTGGAAGTTCGCGAGCGCGGGCAACGGCCACTACACCATCACCAACCTCAACAGCGGCACGGTCCTGGACGACAAGAACTGCGGGGACAGCAACGGCACCGCCGCCCAGTTGTGGGCCTCGCTCGGCAACACCTGCCAGCAGTGGGACGTCACCAGGGCCGGCAGCCACTACACCATCACCAACGTCAACACCGGAATGGCGCTGGACGTCGCGAACTGCGGAACGGCCAACGGCACCGCGGTCCGCCAGTGGCAGCAGCTCGACAACGCCTGCCAGCAGTGGAACATCGCCCCCTGA